One segment of Cervus canadensis isolate Bull #8, Minnesota chromosome 32, ASM1932006v1, whole genome shotgun sequence DNA contains the following:
- the LOC122432758 gene encoding 60S ribosomal protein L10-like has protein sequence MRGAFGKPQGTVARVHIGQVIMSIHTKLQNKEHVIEALCRAKFKFPGSQKIHISKKWGFTKFNADEFENMVAERLILDGCGVKYIPNHGPLDKWWALHS, from the coding sequence ATGCGCGGTGCCTTTGGAAAGCCTCAGGGCACAGTGGCCAGGGTCCACATTGGCCAGGTCATAATGTCCATCCACACCAAGCTTCAGAACAAGGAGCATGTGATCGAAGCCCTCTGCCgggccaagttcaagttccctggcAGTCAGAAGATCCACATCTCCAAGAAGTGGGGATTTACCAAGTTCAATGCGGATGAATTTGAGAACATGGTGGCAGAAAGACTCATCCTGGATGGCTGTGGGGTCAAATACATCCCTAATCATGGTCCCCTGGACAAATGGTGGGCCCTGCACTCATGA